ATCCATTGCATAGCAACCTTACCTACCTTTTCGATACTCACTTGTAAGATATAATCCTCAAATGCGACTTCCCTTACTCCATTTTCCAAACCAAAAGACGGTACAGACATGTCCTCAATCTCTTCCTCTGATATATTGAGTTTTAAGGCTGCTTCAGCCATGTACTTCCCTATCAAAGTCCTTGTATTGTTCTGCTTAACACGGACTCTCAATTGAGACAGGTAACCGATACCTTCCATTCCTTCACTACTTGCCAGTACATAAAGGCATGCATTTCCTACACTAGCAGCAACAGGCCCAATACCTGGTATTTTTTTATGGCACTTCTCTGCTACAACTGAAAGTAAGTTCAGGGTTTTGCTGTCATAAAACAGAGCAAGGGACCATATGAGTCCTTTTAGCACAGTTACATTATAAGCGTTCAAAAAGGAATGGTACCGCCAGCCATGGTTAGTGGTCTCTACAGTGACAGGCATACGTGATACGACGGTCAACCACTCCTGCACCTGCTTCATGAAGCTATCCCCTTCAAACTTCCCAACCAGTTCTTTAGCAGTTTCCACAAACTTCTTGGAAGGTTTACCGCCATCTGCTGTAGAGGCATGCATAAAAAGCGTATACCAAAGGCTTTTCTCCTCTTCTGACAGGCCTGCCACAGTTTCATTTACTGCCTTCCCAAAGTCATCCTCTTCAGAGAGTAGGTAAGGTTTTACCTGATCACCCTCATCTGAGAGCAATGCCATTAGTTCCAGCTTTAATTTTGTAAAATTCATCCCCCAACGGTATCCTCCATCAGTACCGTCAAACTCCCTCCATGTTATCATTTCCTTCAGAAATTCACACAGTTCCTCAGAAAGCCCTTCCTCCTTAATGGTTCTTTCAATTTGCTTAATTGCATACCCTATAGGCCACCTTTCCAAACCATGTGTTTCTGTATCGACCTTATTGTCATAATACTTAAACTTTAACACCAAGGCTTTCCATTGCTCAACACTGTAAGCAATTTTAGATTTCATCATGACATTCATAAGGTCATAATAATAATCGTAGAGGTGAATGTAATAATAGCTGTGATTTCTAAACTTATCTTTCTGTCCAAAAAACGTCTCTAGCAGCAGTTTCTGGGTTTCTTCCTCTTTGTCTGAAAAACATATCCTCATCGCAATCAGCTGATCCGCCAAATGGATAACAATATCCCTTTTTACCTCATCTGATTCTTTCTTTATTTTCTTATAGGTAGGCGACTCGGAGAACAAAAAACTCTCACCTCTTCTATGCTCATAGTTTTCACTGAGGAGCTGGTCTACTAAGTCTATAGCTTTTTGGGATATATTGGTTACTTCAACAGGGTTACTCATGGTATGGTTGGTTTATGTTTTAGAAAAAATCTGGTTTATCATCCTCCCACCAGGGGCGTAAGTTTAATAAAACTGATAACTGTTTGGTCTGTCACCAAAACCTCCTGCTCCAGATCTTCTGCCTGTACATCATCTACCAGCACAAAAAATCCATTTTGCTGAAATGCCTCCAAAGCTACATACAATTGCTTTTCGACATCTACAGGCTCGAAAATTCTCTTACTCCGGTCACTGTTCAAACGTTGCTCTACTTCTGTAGGCAACACTAATCTTTTATAATATTCAGGTTTACTGTTATGTCCTTCCACTTCTGTCTTTACCCTCGCCTCAATAATGTCTTTAACGGTTACATATTCCTTTGCAATTTGCAAAGTCAGTTCATGAAGAACCTTACCTGTTGCCGTTTCATCTTTTATTGTAATCGTTTTCATATTAGGGTTGTTAAGTGATTGATTATAAAACTAATCTAGAGAGACAGACCGTAAATGAGGTATGGTGTAAAAAAATCACTACAAAAAAACGGTCTATAAATACTTTTCTGACCAAATATAAACAAAAAGGCAAAGGGAATGGAAATAGGTAATTTTCCAATAATGAAAATACCCACTCTTCTGCCATAAAAAAGAGTGGGTACTAACTTCATATTATCAATCCTGCTATTTTGTCAATTGACTAACAATAGTCGGATCTTTAATCTTATCATCTTCCGCCAACAACATGGCTTTGCTCAATATTAATGACAGTACTGTATCACCTTCAAATGGCAGGAATACTTTACCTGTATTCACTTCTTTGCCCCTTGCTGCTACAATACACAGGTACTGGTCATTAGGCTCCATCAAGATATTACCACTACCGATATGGATCTTGTAGTTTCTGATCTTGCCTTTTACATGCAAGAACTTATCCTCCACTTTGGCTACGCTCTTGATTTTAAGCCTTGGCACCAAACGCTCCAACACTCCCTTACGGTTCTTGGCTATCTCCGTCAGATCACCAAATGAATAAGATGACCAATAGTTATGGTATTGAGGCAACTCTCCACTGTCTCTCCATTCAGGGTCATTTCCTACACTACATACCCCCACAAAAAGGTCAACATCACGCATCACCTCTGAGAATACAACTGTCGGTATATCCGCCAACGGCACCACAGTTCCATCTTTATCTTTAAAGCGTAATTGATCCGTTGATACATATAGCCACATTCCTATCGTATTGTGTGCATCGCCCACTGCTACGGCATTCACCCAAAATTCAGCGACCAATCCCCACTTCGGCAATTCAATGAAAACTCTCTCATCATCGTTTCCGCCATCGTAGTATCCCATCAGGCTGTATTTCCACCCTCTTACACTTGCCAATGCATTCAGCTGATGTTGCTTAAGAATATGGGCAGCCATACGGTTACTATATGTATTGGTATTGCGTTCCGCATCTGTCAGAATATAAATCTCTCTAAATGCCTGCT
This portion of the Limibacter armeniacum genome encodes:
- a CDS encoding DUF4132 domain-containing protein, producing MSNPVEVTNISQKAIDLVDQLLSENYEHRRGESFLFSESPTYKKIKKESDEVKRDIVIHLADQLIAMRICFSDKEEETQKLLLETFFGQKDKFRNHSYYYIHLYDYYYDLMNVMMKSKIAYSVEQWKALVLKFKYYDNKVDTETHGLERWPIGYAIKQIERTIKEEGLSEELCEFLKEMITWREFDGTDGGYRWGMNFTKLKLELMALLSDEGDQVKPYLLSEEDDFGKAVNETVAGLSEEEKSLWYTLFMHASTADGGKPSKKFVETAKELVGKFEGDSFMKQVQEWLTVVSRMPVTVETTNHGWRYHSFLNAYNVTVLKGLIWSLALFYDSKTLNLLSVVAEKCHKKIPGIGPVAASVGNACLYVLASSEGMEGIGYLSQLRVRVKQNNTRTLIGKYMAEAALKLNISEEEIEDMSVPSFGLENGVREVAFEDYILQVSIEKVGKVAMQWIKPDGALQKTVPAFVKQDEKLAEKLKELKGEVKQLQHTLSTQRDRLDSMFVQERVWTYKNFEKYYLNHGLTGFIAQKLIWTLQVGDQSVQALWIDNKWQDVNGTEVDWVNSEAEVSLWYPVYADADTVLAWRTRLEELNLQQPIKQAFREVYLLTDAELNTNVYSNRMAAHILKQHQLNALASVRGWKYSLLGYYDDGRHDETVSIELPKWGLRAEFWVNAVESDDAFNDTGIWLYVSTDQVRFINMKGKMKVVELTDIPQVVFSEVMRDVDLFVGVSSVGNDPEWRDNGGLPQFRDYWTSYSFGDLTEIAKNRKEILERLIPRLKIRDVAKVENRFLRVEGKIRDYKIHIGSSNILMEPNDQYLCIVAARGKDVNTDKVFLPFEGDKMLSLILSKAMLLAEDDKITDSTIVRQLKR